The following proteins come from a genomic window of Actinomarinicola tropica:
- a CDS encoding oxidoreductase: protein MGENWTEEDIPDLSGRVAVVTGGNGGLGLETVRALATHGAHVVMAARNLEKATSACRAIEDAHPGARIEIVPLDLADLSSVAAAATTIAAHERVDLLVNNAGIMGVPERRTVQGIELQFGTNHVGHFALTASLMPLLLAAPAARVVTVTSVARHVGRPVRRDRDLDAGRYDPWGSYGRSKLANLLFAVELHRRLATAHAPVASLAAHPGLTNSELQATSVVESGGGLSQRFWHLLARTSGMTTREGAAPQLRAATDPQAASGELYGPRWLVRGDAVRLPLVRAAMDRGEGRELWDVSEELAGATFDVAALVAAARRDRGEV from the coding sequence GTGGGCGAGAACTGGACCGAAGAGGACATCCCCGACCTGAGCGGCCGCGTGGCCGTGGTGACCGGCGGGAACGGCGGGTTGGGGCTCGAGACCGTGCGGGCGCTGGCCACCCACGGGGCGCACGTCGTCATGGCGGCGCGGAACCTCGAGAAGGCCACGAGCGCCTGCCGGGCCATCGAGGACGCCCACCCTGGTGCTCGGATCGAGATCGTGCCGCTCGACCTCGCCGACCTGTCGTCGGTCGCGGCGGCGGCCACGACCATCGCAGCGCACGAACGCGTCGACCTCCTCGTCAACAACGCCGGGATCATGGGGGTGCCCGAGCGGCGGACGGTCCAGGGCATCGAGCTGCAGTTCGGCACGAACCACGTCGGGCACTTCGCCCTCACGGCATCTCTCATGCCGCTGCTCCTCGCTGCGCCGGCCGCTCGGGTCGTGACGGTCACCTCCGTCGCCCGCCACGTCGGCCGTCCTGTCCGTCGCGATCGCGACCTCGACGCCGGCCGGTACGACCCGTGGGGCAGCTACGGGCGGTCGAAGCTCGCCAACCTGCTGTTCGCCGTCGAGCTCCACCGGCGGCTGGCCACGGCCCACGCGCCGGTGGCCAGCCTCGCGGCGCACCCGGGTCTCACCAACAGCGAGCTGCAGGCCACGAGCGTGGTGGAGTCCGGTGGCGGTCTGAGCCAGCGGTTCTGGCACCTGCTGGCCCGCACCTCTGGCATGACCACCAGGGAGGGCGCGGCGCCGCAGCTGCGCGCCGCCACCGATCCGCAGGCTGCGTCCGGCGAGCTCTACGGGCCGCGGTGGCTCGTGCGGGGCGACGCCGTCCGGCTCCCGCTCGTCCGAGCGGCCATGGATCGCGGCGAGGGGCGCGAGCTGTGGGACGTGTCGGAGGAGCTGGCCGGTGCGACCTTCGACGTCGCCGCACTGGTCGCCGCCGCACGCCGGGACCGAGGAGAGGTGTGA
- a CDS encoding HNH endonuclease, whose amino-acid sequence MVLLDVGEADVGPVGPGVALSALARAVDLLGAVDLDALDARSEMGLVRDVEVLRRRLDAVTDQLAGHLDESQAFAVDGLASAAVAVRHLGRLPRGEARARVHCARVLRDLPALAAAHAAGEVPTAHVRAVARVARNPRVVDLLPVIEDVIVEMARDHSHDGFCRWLREWERLVDVDGTEHDAETSHARRNGSVVENYDGGFTLTGGFGNLQGAAVAETVEWFARAELLADWADARARLGDAATDADLPRTAAQRGADALAAIFARARARAAVTSTAVPLVNIVVDLHTFETALTGGEPAEAPQVPRTTGPRVCRTVSGVPLAPSDVVAAALAGQVRRVIIDSNSNVIDLGRRRRLFTGSAREAPELTNTLAHPDGLRCIWNGCHRRRDLQIDHTIDASRGGPTDQANAAVLCDTHNRLKNHGWHPTRAPDGTWTIHRPDRTPTTPPA is encoded by the coding sequence GTGGTGCTGCTCGATGTCGGGGAAGCGGATGTGGGTCCGGTGGGTCCGGGTGTGGCGCTGTCGGCGTTGGCGCGGGCGGTGGATCTGCTCGGGGCGGTGGATCTCGATGCGTTGGATGCGCGGTCGGAGATGGGTCTGGTGCGTGACGTGGAGGTCCTGCGCCGCCGCCTCGACGCCGTGACCGATCAGCTGGCGGGGCACCTGGACGAGTCGCAGGCGTTCGCGGTCGACGGGTTGGCCTCCGCGGCGGTGGCGGTGCGCCACCTCGGCCGGTTGCCGCGCGGCGAGGCGCGGGCTCGGGTGCACTGCGCCCGGGTGCTGCGGGACCTGCCGGCGCTGGCCGCGGCGCACGCCGCGGGGGAGGTCCCGACCGCCCATGTGCGCGCGGTGGCACGGGTGGCCCGCAACCCGCGTGTCGTGGACCTGTTGCCGGTGATCGAGGACGTGATCGTGGAGATGGCACGGGACCACTCCCACGACGGGTTCTGTCGGTGGTTGCGGGAGTGGGAACGTCTCGTCGATGTCGACGGCACCGAACACGACGCCGAGACGTCCCACGCACGACGCAACGGGTCGGTGGTGGAGAACTACGACGGCGGGTTCACCCTCACCGGCGGGTTCGGCAACCTGCAGGGCGCCGCCGTCGCCGAGACCGTCGAGTGGTTCGCCCGTGCCGAGCTCCTCGCCGACTGGGCCGACGCCCGCGCCCGGCTCGGCGACGCCGCCACCGACGCCGACCTGCCCCGCACCGCCGCACAACGCGGCGCCGACGCCCTCGCCGCGATCTTCGCCCGCGCCCGCGCCCGCGCTGCGGTGACCAGTACGGCGGTGCCGCTGGTCAACATCGTCGTCGACCTGCACACCTTCGAGACCGCCCTCACCGGCGGCGAGCCGGCTGAAGCCCCGCAGGTGCCGCGGACGACCGGCCCGCGCGTGTGCCGCACCGTGTCGGGGGTGCCCCTCGCACCGTCCGACGTGGTCGCCGCGGCACTGGCCGGCCAGGTCCGCCGCGTGATCATCGACTCGAACTCCAACGTGATCGACCTCGGACGCCGCCGCCGCCTCTTCACCGGCTCGGCCCGCGAGGCCCCCGAGCTCACCAACACCCTCGCCCACCCCGACGGCCTCCGCTGCATCTGGAACGGCTGCCACCGACGACGCGACCTGCAGATCGACCACACCATCGACGCGAGCCGAGGCGGACCCACAGACCAAGCCAACGCCGCCGTCCTCTGCGACACCCACAACCGGCTCAAGAACCACGGCTGGCACCCCACCCGCGCACCCGACGGCACCTGGACCATCCACCGCCCCGACCGCACACCCACCACACCACCCGCATGA
- the lepA gene encoding translation elongation factor 4, whose product MDLSRLRNVSIIAHIDHGKSTLADRILEICGAVDAREMREQYLDSMDLERERGITIKLQSVRLDYRDHVINLIDTPGHVDFGYEVSRSLAACEGVILLVDASQGIEAQTLANCFLALEHDLEIVAALNKIDLPAADPDLYAGEIERVLGIPADEVLRISAKTGDGVPELLDAVVERIPAPVGDLDAPLQALIFDSHFDQYRGVVSSVRVVNGELATDAKVRFMQAGTVHEANEVGVRRPEPTAVKSLGPGEVGYLIAGIKDVGEARSGETVTSASKPAPSALEGYQEPKPMVFCGLYPVEGDEFSDLRDALEKLRLNDASFTYVPETSGALGFGFRCGFLGLLHMEIVRERLEREFDLSLIATAPSVEYRVIRTGGEVVEIDNPSEMPSPGEMEGIEEPYLKITILTPSTYTGTVMELCQGKRGVMKNLEYLSPERVELQYEIPLAEVVMDFFDQLKSRTQGYASLDYDPIGYQASQLSKVDILLHGDPVDAFSMIVHKDFAYDYGRKMCEKLKELIPRQQFDVPIQAAIGGKIIARQTVKAFRKDVTEKLYGGDITRKNKLLQKQKAGKKRMKSIGRVDIPQEAFISALKLDD is encoded by the coding sequence ATGGACCTGTCGCGCCTCCGCAACGTCTCGATCATCGCCCACATCGACCACGGCAAGTCGACCCTCGCCGACCGGATCCTCGAGATCTGCGGTGCCGTCGACGCCCGGGAGATGCGCGAGCAGTACCTCGACTCGATGGACCTCGAGCGCGAGCGGGGCATCACGATCAAGCTCCAGAGCGTCCGGCTCGACTACCGGGACCACGTCATCAACCTGATCGACACGCCCGGCCACGTCGACTTCGGCTACGAGGTCTCCCGTTCGCTCGCCGCGTGCGAGGGCGTGATCCTCCTCGTCGACGCCTCGCAGGGGATCGAGGCCCAGACCCTGGCCAACTGCTTCCTCGCACTCGAGCACGACCTCGAGATCGTGGCGGCGCTCAACAAGATCGACCTGCCGGCGGCCGACCCGGACCTCTACGCCGGCGAGATCGAGCGGGTGCTCGGCATCCCCGCCGACGAGGTGCTCCGCATCAGCGCCAAGACCGGCGACGGTGTCCCGGAGTTGCTCGACGCGGTGGTCGAGCGGATCCCCGCCCCGGTCGGCGACCTCGATGCTCCGCTGCAGGCGTTGATCTTCGACTCCCACTTCGACCAGTACCGCGGCGTGGTCTCGTCGGTGCGTGTCGTGAACGGCGAGCTGGCCACCGACGCCAAGGTGCGCTTCATGCAGGCCGGCACGGTGCACGAGGCCAACGAGGTCGGTGTCCGGCGCCCCGAACCCACCGCGGTGAAGAGCCTCGGACCGGGCGAGGTCGGCTACCTCATCGCCGGGATCAAGGACGTCGGCGAGGCCCGCTCCGGCGAGACGGTCACGTCGGCGTCGAAGCCGGCGCCCTCGGCGCTCGAGGGCTACCAGGAGCCGAAGCCGATGGTCTTCTGCGGCCTCTACCCGGTCGAGGGGGACGAGTTCTCCGACCTGCGTGACGCCCTCGAGAAGCTGCGTCTGAACGACGCCAGCTTCACCTACGTCCCCGAGACGTCCGGGGCGCTGGGCTTCGGCTTCCGCTGCGGCTTCCTCGGCCTGCTGCACATGGAGATCGTCCGTGAGCGCCTGGAGCGCGAGTTCGATCTGAGCCTCATCGCCACGGCGCCGTCGGTGGAGTACCGCGTCATCCGCACCGGGGGAGAGGTCGTGGAGATCGACAACCCGAGCGAGATGCCGTCGCCGGGTGAGATGGAGGGGATCGAGGAGCCGTACCTCAAGATCACCATTCTCACCCCGTCGACCTACACCGGCACCGTCATGGAGCTGTGCCAGGGCAAGCGCGGGGTGATGAAGAACCTCGAGTACCTGTCGCCCGAGCGGGTCGAGCTGCAGTACGAGATCCCGCTGGCGGAGGTCGTCATGGACTTCTTCGACCAGCTGAAGAGCCGCACCCAGGGCTACGCCAGCCTCGACTACGACCCCATCGGCTACCAGGCCTCGCAGCTGTCGAAGGTCGACATCCTCCTGCACGGCGACCCCGTCGACGCCTTCAGCATGATCGTGCACAAGGACTTCGCCTACGACTACGGGCGCAAGATGTGCGAGAAGCTGAAGGAGCTCATCCCTCGCCAGCAGTTCGACGTGCCGATCCAGGCCGCCATCGGCGGCAAGATCATCGCCCGCCAGACCGTGAAGGCGTTCCGCAAGGATGTCACCGAGAAGCTCTACGGCGGCGACATCACCCGGAAGAACAAGCTCCTCCAGAAGCAGAAGGCCGGCAAGAAGCGCATGAAGTCGATCGGGCGCGTCGACATCCCGCAGGAGGCCTTCATCTCCGCCCTGAAGCTCGACGACTGA
- the rpsT gene encoding 30S ribosomal protein S20, with protein MANIASQKKRNRQNEKRRLRNKAVRAELKTRQKKAETAATNGAEDAEATYRLAIKRIDQAAAKGVLHKNAANRKKSRLTKRLAKLSAGE; from the coding sequence GTGGCGAACATCGCATCACAGAAGAAGCGCAACCGTCAGAACGAGAAGCGCCGCCTCCGCAACAAGGCCGTGCGCGCCGAGCTGAAGACGCGCCAGAAGAAGGCCGAGACCGCGGCGACCAACGGAGCCGAGGACGCCGAGGCGACCTACCGCCTGGCGATCAAGCGCATCGACCAGGCCGCGGCCAAGGGCGTCCTCCACAAGAACGCCGCCAACCGCAAGAAGTCCCGCCTCACCAAGCGCCTCGCCAAGCTCTCCGCCGGCGAGTAG
- the holA gene encoding DNA polymerase III subunit delta produces MSTPVFLVKGDDAILVADEVRRIVDELVGDGDRSLLVDELDEERYLAGDGAHISPLVDAAQTPPFLTDRRIVVGRHLARFTTAESVAPLVAYLDDPLPTTSLVLVWDKGPKFTGRAAVPKSLNDALKRAGATVVATDVPANAKGRDAWLKEHLHASPVHLDARAQKVLAERLGEDLNRVGAILGVLESTYGPGAKVGVAELEPFVGEAGGVPPWELTDAISAGDIATALDRLRRMIEGGDRHALQIMATLHRHVAGLMKLDGSGVRSRDEAAKLLGMAPFPAEKLMRLARTLGSDRIRQQVLLLAEADLDLRGAKEWDDELVLEVLVARLARLSSTR; encoded by the coding sequence ATGAGCACCCCCGTGTTCCTCGTCAAGGGCGACGACGCCATCCTCGTGGCCGACGAGGTGCGTCGCATCGTCGACGAGCTCGTCGGCGACGGCGACCGCTCCCTCCTCGTCGACGAGCTCGACGAGGAGCGCTACCTCGCCGGCGACGGCGCGCACATCAGCCCCCTCGTCGACGCGGCGCAGACACCTCCGTTCCTCACCGATCGACGGATCGTCGTCGGCCGGCACCTCGCCCGGTTCACCACCGCCGAGTCGGTGGCACCGCTGGTCGCGTACCTGGACGACCCGTTGCCCACGACCTCGTTGGTCCTGGTGTGGGACAAGGGCCCGAAGTTCACCGGCCGTGCCGCTGTCCCCAAGAGCCTGAACGACGCGCTGAAGCGGGCAGGGGCGACGGTCGTCGCCACCGACGTGCCGGCCAACGCCAAGGGTCGTGACGCGTGGCTGAAGGAGCACCTCCACGCGTCGCCGGTGCACCTGGACGCCCGCGCCCAGAAGGTCCTGGCCGAGCGGCTCGGGGAGGACCTCAACCGGGTCGGCGCGATCCTCGGCGTGCTCGAGAGCACCTACGGTCCCGGTGCGAAGGTCGGCGTCGCCGAGCTGGAGCCCTTCGTCGGCGAGGCCGGCGGGGTCCCCCCGTGGGAGCTCACCGACGCCATCTCCGCTGGCGACATCGCCACCGCGCTCGATCGGCTCCGCCGGATGATCGAGGGCGGTGATCGCCACGCCCTCCAGATCATGGCCACCCTGCACCGCCACGTGGCCGGCCTGATGAAGCTCGACGGCTCCGGCGTCCGCTCCCGCGACGAGGCGGCGAAGCTGCTCGGGATGGCGCCGTTCCCCGCCGAGAAGCTGATGCGCCTGGCTCGCACCCTCGGCTCGGACCGCATCCGCCAGCAGGTGCTGCTCCTCGCCGAGGCGGACCTCGATCTCCGCGGCGCCAAGGAGTGGGACGACGAGCTGGTCCTCGAGGTCCTGGTCGCTCGCCTGGCCCGGCTCAGCTCCACCCGCTGA
- the folP gene encoding dihydropteroate synthase codes for MELWLGEHRFDITHRAVVMGILNRTPDSFYDKGSYWAFDDFLRKADTLVADGADFLDVGGVKAGPGEEVGEDEELERVVPAVEALHARFDLPLSVDTWRSSVIREAIAAGAVVGNDISGFGDPDYLPTCAAGGASVVATHIRLAPRVADPNPEYDDVVADVRAFLAERARRAVDAGIPPQRVMVDAGLDLGKTEAQSLELLRHSDSLADLGHPVFLSASNKRFLAHLLDTDVTQVGYGTLGAHVLGVMLGCRVLRAHDVKATRRAADVAAALLAA; via the coding sequence GTGGAGCTCTGGCTCGGCGAACACCGCTTCGACATCACCCATCGCGCCGTCGTCATGGGCATCCTCAACCGGACGCCCGACTCGTTCTACGACAAGGGCAGCTACTGGGCCTTCGACGACTTCCTCCGCAAGGCCGACACCCTCGTCGCCGACGGCGCCGACTTCCTCGACGTCGGCGGGGTGAAGGCCGGTCCGGGTGAGGAGGTGGGGGAGGACGAGGAGCTCGAGCGGGTGGTCCCCGCGGTCGAGGCCCTCCACGCCCGCTTCGACCTCCCGCTGTCGGTCGACACGTGGCGGAGCAGCGTGATCCGGGAGGCGATCGCCGCCGGCGCGGTCGTCGGCAACGACATCTCCGGCTTCGGCGATCCCGACTACCTGCCGACGTGCGCCGCCGGGGGCGCCTCCGTGGTCGCCACCCACATCCGGCTCGCTCCCCGGGTGGCCGACCCGAACCCGGAGTACGACGACGTGGTCGCCGACGTGCGGGCGTTCCTCGCCGAGCGGGCCCGGCGCGCGGTCGACGCCGGCATCCCGCCCCAGCGCGTGATGGTCGACGCCGGGCTCGACCTCGGCAAGACCGAGGCGCAGTCGCTCGAGCTGCTGCGGCACAGCGACTCGCTCGCGGACCTCGGCCACCCCGTCTTCCTCTCCGCCTCCAACAAGCGCTTCCTCGCCCACCTCCTCGACACCGACGTGACCCAGGTCGGGTACGGCACGCTCGGCGCCCACGTGCTCGGTGTGATGCTCGGCTGCCGGGTCCTGCGCGCCCACGACGTGAAGGCCACCCGCCGCGCCGCCGACGTGGCCGCGGCGCTCCTCGCGGCATGA